The following proteins come from a genomic window of Metarhizium brunneum chromosome 2, complete sequence:
- the mst2 gene encoding Histone acetyltransferase mst2, translating into MEEELQQSVMLSEDGEYDTADTGDQAPSSLTHAGLQKNGDVDVSGSEDEELSDQDASGEELDQDASGEEDNDRMDQQIVVGSATPGHGEEYDEDAEGEDDLDEEVGAVKVKPVDSEDEDMGSDGSDAQSAAEEEESDDEEDEEDEEGAWEEGDAGDEDEESDAVQSNTCMFCKQDEENDPSEDFEAFLACTRCGENAHQQCARDAAAMTEKNNSKRWKCPECFNEEESESEDDDDDADDIDAISAEDGEAPPGSERSHVSKTGVDSSPVALANGSSGDRSGTDELVLEDYPIDGPRPMRKRKSASAEADDATLAIRKRRRNQSIDGTDRDDSAQDSRSGDAARAASSRITRLKVTRPPPVTIEKRSRTSLVIKIEVRPGNLKEILSRRKRDRRRVGGSSARPPQAPRSTPARPPPTPASTGNLPALISTMPTPFTSESYSQPFYSFFDKETEEMKGRPYGGILTEAEADTSKTLPSPEDRKKFEHAKQKAEDEWRARVLAMQAEADLPIRKPKKASDNASQIECIEFGGWEIDTWYAAPYPAEYSRNRVLYICEFCLKYMNSDYVAWRHKLKCGTKHPPGDEIYRHESVSIFEVDGRKHPVYCQNLCLLAKLFLGSKTLYYDVEPFLFYVLCEFDDTGYHFVGYFSKEKRASSQNNVSCILTLPIHQRKGYGNLLIDFSYLLTKAEEKTGSPEKPLSDMGLVSYRNYWRLELCRYFLGYMESDTRKREGLSIKKISTNTGMTPDDVVSALEGLRALVRDPQTHLYAFRVDLDYCRNYVSKWQSKGYVQLKPTALAWTPYVMGRSNVVNFELGPPINTIAPREDDEAKIQEGATLTAAHARGMQSTLNGVDKSDSQPEPTLASQQGSEQPALPVKSIEKVKTEDKENADPEDQGMVDATTKVEPESWDAPYRDIPASRFEIFPPVPGGRRDRIRPSVSRPSAPRNGSSSSARPRPRSRPSGSARRPAASRPRNNSSRRKSGGTGRGPGRWPKGTKKSDYGNADSGPGLPPGWREKQARLKALAEGRDPGAAENPDEEPAQDEVRVLVSTAGTNQSKAANGSSKVSRRDSDSRSEAGKAASDGEDVDAEGEDE; encoded by the exons atggaagaagagctcCAACAGAGCGTCATGCTCTCCGAAGACGGCGAGTACGACACCGCTGATACGGGCGACCAGGCACCGTCGTCATTAACCCATGCAGGCTTGCAAAAAAATGGAGATGTCGACGTTTCTGGcagcgaggatgaagaattGAGCGATCAAGATGCTTCTGGGGAGGAGCTGGACCAAGATGCCTCTGGCGAGGAAGACAACGACCGGATGGACCAACAAATCGTCGTCGGCAGCGCCACACCGGGTCACGGAGAAGAATATGACGAAGATGCAGAAGGAGAggacgacttggacgaaGAAGTTGGTGCGGTGAAGGTGAAGCCTGTTGATTCTGAAGACGAAGATATGGGAAGCGATGGCTCCGACGCACAGAGTGcggcagaggaagaagagtccgacgacgaagaggatgaagaagatgaggaagggGCATGGGAAGAAGGTGATGCCggggacgaagacgaggagtcCGACGCTGTGCAATCGAATACTTGCATGTTTTGCAaacaagacgaagaaaaTGATCCAAGTGAGGATTTTGAAGCCTTCCTCGCTTGCACCCGTTGTGGTGAAAATG CACATCAGCAATGTGCCCGTGATGCTGCAGCAATGACTGAAAAAAACA ATTCGAAAAGATGGAAATGCCCAGAATGCTTCAATGAAGAGGAATCTGAGagcgaggatgatgatgacgatgcggATGACATCGATGCGATCAGCGCCgaagatggagaagcacCCCCTGGCTCTGAGCGATCGCATGTATCAAAGACTGGGGTTGATTCAAGCCCCGTAGCGCTGGCGAACGGTAGTTCGGGTGATCGCTCTGGCACTGACGAGCTTGTCCTCGAGGACTATCCTATAGATGGCCCTAGGCCTATGCGGAAGCGCAAGTCAGCATCTGCAGAGGCAGACGATGCCACGTTGGCGATTAGAAAGCGTCGAAGGAATCAGTCAATTGACGGCACAGATCGAGACGACTCTGCGCAGGATAGTCGTTCCGGGGACGCGGCAAGGGCTGCATCATCAAGAATCACGCGCCTCAAAGTCACACGACCGCCGCCGGTGACTATCGAGAAACGATCGCGTACCTCTCTAGTTATCAAAATCGAGGTTCGCCCAGGCAATCTCAAAGAAATTCTATCGAGGCGGAAACGGGATCGACGACGGGTAGGGGGAAGTAGCGCTCGGCCACCACAGGCACCACGATCTACGCCAGCTCGCCCTCCTCCTACTCCAGCTTCTACTGGAAATCTACCGGCCCTCATCTCCACCATGCCAACCCCATTTACATCGGAATCGTACTCCCAACCATTCTATTCCTTCTTTGATAAAGAgacggaggagatgaagggAAGGCCTTATGGTGGCATATTAACAGAAGCCGAGGCAGACACATCAAAGACCCTTCCGTCCCCTGAGGATCGCAAGAAGTTCGAGCACGCCAAACAGAAAGCCGAAGACGAATGGAGAGCGCGGGTACTGGCAATGCAGGCAGAAGCTGACTTACCTATCCGCAAGCCTAAGAAGGCAAGCGATAATGCCAGTCAGATTGAATGCATTGAGTTTGGTGGGTGGGAAATTGATACCTGGTATGCTGCGCCGTACCCAGCAGAATATAGCAGGAATCGCGTCTTGTACATTTGCGAATTTTGCCTCAAGTACATGAACTCGGACTATGTGGCCTGGCGTCACAAATTAAAGTGCGGCACAAAGCACCCCCCGGGAGACGAAATTTACCGGCACGAATCCGTCTCAATATTTGAAGTTGATGGTCGGAAACATCCCGTCTATTGCCAAAACCTTTGCCTTCTCGCGAAGTTGTTTCTCGGCTCCAAGACGTTGTATTATGATGTAGAACCATTTTTGTTCTATGTTCTGTGCGAGTTCGACGACACTGGCTATCACTTTGTGGGCTACTTCTCAAAGGAGAAGCGGGCTAGCAGCCAAAATAACGTGTCCTGTATTCTAACGCTGCCCATTCATCAGAGGAAGGGCTATGGGAATCTACTCATCGACTTCTCCTATCTTCTCACCAAGGCCGAAGAAAAGACTGGCTCTCCGGAGAAACCACTGTCGGATATGGGCCTAGTCTCATACCGCAATTACTGGCGCTTGGAACTCTGTCGATACTTCCTCGGCTACATGGAAAGCGATACACGTAAACGCGAGGGACTGAGTATCAAGAAGATATCCACCAATACCGGAATGACACCCGACGACGTTGTCTCTGCTCTAGAAGGATTGCGAGCCCTGGTGCGAGATCCCCAAACCCACCTCTATGCTTTCCGGGTGGACTTGGATTACTGTCGTAATTATGTTAGCAAGTGGCAGTCGAAAGGCTACGTACAGTTGAAGCCAACAGCTCTTGCCTGGACGCCATATGTTATGGGCCGAAGCAACGTAGTCAATTTCGAGCTTGGCCCGCCAATCAACACCATTGCCCCTAGAGAGGACGATGAGGCCAAAATTCAAGAGGGGGCTACTCTGACAGCGGCTCATGCGCGCGGCATGCAAAGCACTTTGAATGGCGTTGACAAGTCCGATTCGCAACCAGAGCCCACTCTTGCTAGCCAGCAAGGCAGCGAACAGCCTGCCTTGCCAGTCAAGTCTATCGAGAAGGTCAAGACTGAAGACAAGGAAAATGCGGATCCGGAAGATCAGGGCATGGTGGATGCAACGACCAAAGTCGAACCAGAGTCCTGGGATGCGCCATACAGGGACATTCCTGCGTCCCGGTTCGAGATCTTCCCACCGGTACCAGGGGGTCGTCGTGATCGGATCCGGCCCAGTGTGAGCCGGCCATCGGCTCCTCGCAATGGCAGCAGCTCATCCGccaggcccaggcccaggTCTAGGCCAAGTGGCAGTGCCCGTCGACCTGCCGCAAGTCGACCGCGCAACAACAGCTCGAGAAGGAAGTCTGGAGGGACGGGACGTGGTCCCGGCCGGTGGCCCAAAGGAACCAAAAAGTCTGACTATGGTAATGCGGACAGTGGCCCAGGCCTCCCACCCGGCTGGAGAGAAAAACAGGCCCGGCTCAAGGCCTTGGCCGAGGGCAGGGACCCTGGAGCGGCAGAGAATCCGGATGAAGAGCCGGCCCAAGACGAAGTCCGAGTACTTGTTTCCACGGCAGGGACCAACCAAAGCAAGGCGGCCAATGGCAGTTCCAAGGTTTCAAGACGCGATTCGGATTCTCGATCTGAAGCTGGGAAAGCGGCATCAGATGGCGAAGACGTCGATGCAGAGGGGGAAGATGAATGA
- the ncs6 gene encoding Cytoplasmic tRNA 2-thiolation protein 1, producing the protein MPPAACLRCGNRAVIKRPKNHHKLCKECFLSVFEDEVHHTIASSKLFFPGEKVAIGASGGKDSTVLASVLKTLNERHNYGLDLVLLSIDEGIKGYRDDSLETVKRNAVQYDMPLKIVGYDELFGWTMDQVVETIGKKGNCTYCGVFRRQALDRGANLLNIKHVVTGHNADDIAETVLMNLLRGDLPRLSRSTSIVTGSASTGIQRSKPLKYAYEKEIVLYAHHKRLDYFSTECIYSPEAFRGTARTLIKNLEKVRPSAILDIVRSGEDMARLTPDKSQDACACDEGEGMGGCGSANGRTSGGELAEMEAALKPKHKTTELETEISPNGTPTDDGSVKLPLRGRRQQKGQRQRPTGPLQTLGACIKCGYMSSQQVCHACTLLETLNKNRPEVSI; encoded by the coding sequence ATGCCTCCGGCTGCTTGCCTCCGGTGTGGGAACCGGGCAGTCATAAAAAGACCAAAGAACCACCACAAATTATGCAAGGAATGCTTCCTCTCGGTGTTCGAAGATGAAGTACATCACACCATAGCCTCATCTAAGCTTTTTTTCCCCGGCGAAAAGGTTGCAATCGGCGCATCGGGTGGCAAAGACTCAACCGTCTTGGCATCAGTCTTGAAAACATTAAATGAGAGGCACAATTACGGCCTTGATTTGGTGCTATTGAGTATTGACGAAGGTATCAAAGGCTACCGGGATGATTCACTCGAGACAGTGAAGCGGAATGCCGTCCAATACGATATGCCACTAAAAATCGTGGGCTACGATGAACTTTTCGGATGGACCATGGATCAAGTAGTCGAGACTATAGGGAAGAAAGGAAATTGCACGTATTGTGGTGTTTTTCGTCGACAGGCTCTCGACCGCGGAGCCAACTTGTTGAACATCAAGCATGTCGTTACAGGACACAACGCCGACGACATCGCCGAGACCGTCCTTATGAACTTGTTACGAGGCGACTTACCTCGCTTATCACGGAGCACGAGTATTGTTACTGGCAGTGCTTCCACTGGTATTCAAAGAAGCAAACCGCTGAAATACGCATACGAGAAGGAAATTGTGCTCTATGCGCACCACAAAAGATTGGATTACTTCAGCACGGAATGCATCTACAGCCCGGAGGCATTTCGCGGGACTGCCCGTACACTTATCAAAAACTTGGAGAAGGTACGACCAAGTGCAATATTAGATATTGTGAGAAGCGGAGAAGACATGGCACGGCTCACTCCAGATAAGAGCCAAGATGCGTGCGCATGTGACGAAGGTGAAGGAATGGGGGGGTGCGGATCAGCAAATGGGCGGACTTCCGGGGGTGAACTTGCAGAAATGGAGGCTGCGTTAAAGCCAAAGCACAAAACGACGGAGCTTGAGACTGAGATTAGTCCCAATGGAACACCAACTGACGACGGATCTGTCAAGCTCCCCCTTCGTGGTCGAAGACAGCAAAAGGGACAAAGGCAACGGCCAACTGGACCACTGCAAACTCTCGGGGCGTGCATCAAATGCGGATACATGTCCAGCCAACAGGTATGCCATGCCTGCACGCTTTTGGAGACTTTGAACAAGAACCGGCCAGAAGTCTCAATATAA